From the Sandaracinaceae bacterium genome, one window contains:
- a CDS encoding ribbon-helix-helix domain-containing protein: MARKKISTTIYITPEQNDRLKQLNARTKVPIAVYIREGIDMVLEKHRDSLPGQLTLDAASDAKKK, from the coding sequence ATGGCCCGTAAGAAGATCTCCACCACCATCTACATCACCCCCGAGCAGAACGATCGGCTCAAGCAGCTGAACGCGCGCACGAAGGTGCCCATCGCGGTCTACATCCGCGAGGGCATCGACATGGTTCTGGAGAAGCACCGCGATTCGCTCCCCGGGCAGCTGACGCTCGACGCCGCGAGCGACGCGAAGAAGAAGTAG